Proteins co-encoded in one Malus sylvestris chromosome 7, drMalSylv7.2, whole genome shotgun sequence genomic window:
- the LOC126630559 gene encoding uncharacterized protein LOC126630559, with the protein MIERLREKKKDGETEGEGWTERLRDPGAVVEPPLGVHVDAAKARRGQQVLDAVGEVGGADDGVLDLVHGSGEAIEVVDGAVTARNGADGGDSGVPVAGDDEDGGGFLRIHRVFPRLEEFSGRKRLVDAQRWRSVGSSVWCVVCACVV; encoded by the exons ATGATCGAGAGactgagggagaagaagaaggatggaGAGACTGAGGGAGAAGGATGGACAGAGAGACTGAGGGACCCAGGAGCCGTGGTCGAGCCCCCGCTGGGTGTCCACGTCGACGCGGCCAAAGCCCGACGAGGTCAGCAGGTGCTTGACGCGGTTGGCGAGGTGGGGGGAGCCGATGACGGGGTACTTGATCTGGTACATGGATCTGGGGAAGCCATAGAAGTCGTAGATGGTGCTGTAACGGCCAGAAATGGAGCTGACGGAGGGGACAGCGGTGTCCCCGTAGCCGGAGATGATGAGGATGGAGGTGGGTTTCTGAGAATACACCGTGTTTTTCCACGACTGGAGGAATTTTCTGGCCGGAAACGACTCGTCGATGCTCAGCGTTGGCGATCCGTGGGATCGAGTGTGTGGTGTgtggtgtgtgcgtgtgtggtgt ag